One genomic window of Hymenobacter sp. J193 includes the following:
- a CDS encoding tetratricopeptide repeat protein, with product MKHCLPLFLTSALVGLLSFSTQAQAPAPVAQAMSAPTAVAGGGAAKVDPAVLPAKKLTSSDYKAQVVTSTKVITADPKNVEALMTRAKAHLQLKAYDEAIKDYTAVLKLQPTNADALYNRGLAYLKNEDQKLATNDLTATIRLRPEDKEAFFARGVAKLQVSNFKSALGDFTKTIALDPNYADAYEYRGICYANINKSKEAQRDLEKAVSLNPEAAKSLRKYGKK from the coding sequence ATGAAACACTGTCTACCACTGTTCCTGACCAGTGCGCTGGTTGGTTTGCTCTCTTTCTCGACCCAGGCGCAGGCACCCGCGCCCGTTGCCCAAGCAATGTCTGCGCCGACGGCAGTAGCTGGCGGCGGGGCGGCCAAGGTCGATCCGGCCGTATTGCCCGCCAAAAAGCTCACCTCCTCGGACTACAAAGCCCAGGTAGTCACCTCCACGAAAGTCATTACGGCCGACCCCAAGAACGTGGAGGCGCTGATGACGCGGGCCAAGGCGCATCTGCAGCTGAAAGCCTACGACGAGGCCATCAAGGACTATACCGCCGTTCTTAAGCTGCAGCCCACTAATGCGGATGCGTTGTATAACCGTGGCTTGGCTTACCTGAAAAACGAAGATCAGAAGCTGGCCACCAACGACCTGACGGCCACGATACGCCTGCGCCCCGAGGACAAGGAAGCCTTCTTTGCCCGCGGCGTGGCCAAGCTGCAGGTAAGCAACTTTAAGTCGGCCCTCGGCGACTTTACCAAGACCATTGCGCTGGACCCCAACTACGCTGATGCCTACGAGTACCGCGGCATCTGCTACGCCAACATCAACAAATCCAAGGAAGCCCAGCGCGACCTGGAAAAGGCCGTTTCTTTGAACCCGGAAGCCGCTAAGAGTCTCCGTAAATACGGCAAGAAGTAA
- a CDS encoding geranylgeranyl reductase family protein, which produces MSDVDICILGAGPGGTTAALHLARAGHRCLLLDRATFPRDKVCGDALSGKVLSELRRIDEALPAQLAAEPAQLPSWGIDFYAPNGRRLAVPFKPRYNPATDRPAGHISKRIDFDNFLVEQVRRQPLIELHENTDVARHEQLPDGRWRLLSADGTVLATTRLLLVANGAQSAFARQIGGHQLEPAHHCAGLRAYYQGVQGLHPDNFIELHFIKEFLPGYLWVFPLPNGQANVGVGMLTEAVSKKKVKLRERLDEILATHPALKDRFATAERLGPVRGFGLPLGSKRRSLSGSGYLLLGDAGSLIDPFSGEGISHAMVSGRHAADWAARALAADDVSAGFLKGYDEAVYHRLWQELRLSRAMQRLLQYPWLFNFVANRAASNPTLAETISNMFLDLDLRERLRQPGFYLKLLLGK; this is translated from the coding sequence ATGAGCGACGTTGACATTTGTATACTAGGCGCGGGGCCCGGCGGCACTACGGCAGCCCTGCACCTGGCCCGGGCCGGGCACCGCTGCCTGCTGCTCGACCGAGCCACTTTCCCGCGCGACAAAGTGTGCGGCGACGCGCTTAGCGGCAAAGTGCTAAGTGAGCTGCGCCGGATTGATGAAGCCCTGCCTGCCCAGCTGGCCGCCGAGCCCGCGCAGCTCCCCAGCTGGGGCATCGACTTTTACGCCCCTAATGGCCGCCGCCTGGCCGTGCCTTTCAAGCCGCGCTATAACCCGGCCACCGACCGGCCCGCCGGCCACATCAGCAAGCGCATCGACTTCGACAACTTTCTGGTGGAGCAGGTGCGCCGGCAGCCGCTCATTGAGCTGCACGAAAACACCGACGTAGCCCGCCACGAGCAGCTGCCCGATGGCCGTTGGCGCCTGCTTTCGGCCGATGGTACCGTGCTGGCTACTACGCGGCTGCTGCTGGTAGCTAATGGCGCGCAGTCGGCGTTTGCGCGGCAGATTGGCGGCCACCAGCTGGAGCCGGCTCACCATTGCGCCGGCCTGCGCGCCTACTACCAGGGCGTGCAGGGCCTGCACCCCGACAACTTCATCGAGCTGCATTTCATCAAGGAGTTTCTGCCGGGCTACCTATGGGTGTTTCCGCTGCCCAACGGGCAGGCCAACGTGGGCGTGGGCATGCTCACCGAAGCCGTGTCGAAGAAGAAAGTGAAGCTGCGCGAGCGGCTGGACGAAATCCTGGCCACGCATCCGGCCCTGAAAGACCGGTTTGCTACGGCCGAGCGCCTGGGGCCGGTGCGCGGCTTCGGGCTGCCGCTGGGCTCCAAGCGCCGCTCGCTTTCCGGCTCTGGCTACCTGCTGCTCGGCGACGCCGGCTCCCTGATTGACCCGTTCAGCGGCGAAGGCATCAGTCACGCTATGGTATCGGGCCGCCACGCCGCCGACTGGGCCGCCCGGGCACTGGCGGCGGACGACGTTTCTGCCGGCTTTCTGAAAGGCTACGATGAAGCCGTGTACCACCGCCTCTGGCAGGAGCTGCGCCTGAGCCGGGCCATGCAGCGGCTGCTGCAGTACCCGTGGCTGTTCAACTTTGTGGCCAACCGCGCTGCCAGCAACCCCACCCTGGCCGAAACCATCAGCAATATGTTCCTGGACCTGGATCTACGGGAGCGGCTGCGCCAGCCCGGCTTCTACCTCAAGCTCCTACTGGGAAAGTAA
- a CDS encoding tetratricopeptide repeat protein, producing the protein MQTFLRRLGLAAGLLALATQCATTTETENPNSRSIPTTAAPVTPAPAPAADAAVAPTTPVPEATAPTATATAPAAPAEKRLTPAEYKAQVKSADIRLKTMPKDAKALLRRAKAHSQLKNYTLALADYNAVVKLEPANAEAYFNRGLTRLRLDQYTPAIADFSKSLRYNPNDKEAFFSRGVARLQMANYRGAIPDFTRALAVDSLYADAYEYRGISYASLYKPKEARRDLEKAVKLNPAAVKSLRKYAKD; encoded by the coding sequence ATGCAGACTTTTTTACGCCGCCTGGGCCTGGCTGCAGGCTTGCTGGCCCTGGCCACCCAGTGCGCCACCACCACCGAAACGGAAAACCCCAACAGCCGCTCCATACCCACCACAGCGGCTCCCGTAACCCCGGCGCCGGCCCCGGCGGCCGATGCTGCCGTGGCCCCCACCACTCCGGTACCGGAGGCTACAGCCCCCACGGCAACCGCAACAGCCCCGGCCGCTCCCGCCGAAAAACGCCTTACTCCCGCTGAGTACAAGGCCCAGGTGAAATCGGCGGATATCCGGCTGAAAACCATGCCGAAGGATGCCAAAGCCTTGCTGCGCCGCGCCAAAGCCCACAGTCAGCTGAAAAACTACACGCTGGCCCTGGCTGATTACAATGCCGTGGTTAAGCTGGAGCCTGCCAACGCTGAGGCCTACTTCAACCGGGGCCTCACCCGCCTGCGCCTCGATCAGTACACGCCCGCCATTGCCGACTTCTCCAAGTCCCTGCGCTACAACCCCAACGATAAGGAAGCCTTTTTCAGCCGGGGCGTGGCCCGCCTGCAGATGGCCAACTACCGCGGCGCCATTCCCGACTTCACCCGTGCCTTGGCCGTTGACTCGCTCTACGCCGATGCCTACGAATACCGCGGCATCAGCTACGCCTCGCTCTACAAGCCCAAGGAAGCTCGCCGCGACCTGGAAAAAGCGGTGAAGCTGAACCCGGCGGCCGTGAAAAGCCTGCGCAAGTACGCCAAAGACTAA
- the fabG gene encoding 3-oxoacyl-[acyl-carrier-protein] reductase, with product MTKTLEGKVALITGASKGIGRAIAVHFAQLGAQVAFTYLSSVEKGQQLETELSAHGTKVKGFRSDASDYAQAEKLVEDVVAEFGKLDILVNNAGITQDGLLMRMSEQQWDQVLAVNLKSVFNLTKAATKPMMRAKAGSIVNMTSVVGIKGNAGQSNYAASKAGIIGFTKSVALELGSRNIRCNAIAPGFIETEMTDALDPKQVDEWRKAIPLRRGGTPEDVAKATAFLASDDSSYISGQVLQVDGGMLT from the coding sequence ATGACAAAAACGCTCGAAGGAAAAGTGGCCCTCATAACGGGCGCTTCCAAAGGAATCGGCCGCGCTATTGCGGTGCATTTTGCCCAGCTGGGCGCGCAGGTAGCTTTCACCTACCTCTCCAGCGTGGAGAAGGGCCAGCAGCTGGAAACGGAGCTGAGTGCCCACGGCACCAAGGTGAAAGGTTTCCGCTCCGACGCCTCCGACTACGCCCAGGCCGAAAAGCTGGTGGAAGACGTAGTGGCGGAGTTTGGCAAACTGGATATTCTGGTAAATAACGCGGGTATCACCCAAGACGGGCTGCTCATGCGCATGAGCGAGCAGCAGTGGGACCAGGTGCTGGCCGTAAACCTGAAATCGGTATTCAACCTCACCAAAGCCGCTACCAAGCCCATGATGCGCGCCAAAGCCGGCTCCATCGTGAACATGACCTCGGTGGTAGGCATCAAGGGCAATGCGGGCCAGAGCAACTACGCCGCTTCCAAGGCTGGTATCATCGGCTTCACCAAGTCGGTGGCGCTGGAGCTGGGCTCCCGCAACATCCGCTGCAACGCCATTGCGCCGGGCTTTATTGAAACGGAAATGACCGATGCCCTCGACCCCAAGCAGGTAGATGAGTGGCGCAAGGCTATTCCGCTGCGTCGCGGCGGCACCCCCGAGGACGTAGCCAAAGCCACCGCCTTCCTGGCCTCCGACGACAGCAGCTACATCAGCGGCCAAGTGCTGCAGGTGGACGGTGGCATGCTCACCTAG
- a CDS encoding T9SS type A sorting domain-containing protein, with protein sequence MKTSITHALPLGLLLAGIPLGVMAQAPCNSITNGDFDTQLTTPAGFISNVKSSIGSANELASWEATNYTTPDYYATNAPNGTETNPLTVDGSGLPQFTPYNYNPAPTANNGAIGLYTYNTGVYGTQTYLEYVTQKVQLQAGKEYYATMQVALSRKSNTATHVGMQLTPTSPRNDAYTVAPNSSGYTPRLYYATAPANLSIHSSAPVSSTQWTRINGLITPPATTSGLVDYYVNIGNFQQSTPMSSPSGPRPLSYHFIDAVGIYEIATAGPGKTTCPYSPVTIGSGCRIPEATYTWSLAGSDVEFPNSPQITVQPTTTTTYTLTVTLPTSPATVRTSSVTVTVQPAQLIAYPTSNNTCSKTITYQIMNFNPAYTYTLSNISNGLSLQQANPLTSSFFTLQGASNSSGGSFTLTLSGCGTVSNNYQVNFATPAPTGYFNCGYSPGYGSPVSLNTYQSLGITNAQGADVSVFVTNPSYRYSITLDNPAIHITNTTSSSIHFILKPGQGTQITATALNSPCPIVGRYAFYAPSSPYGYRYSVSPNPVSSELTVTSGDEGASAAPFSAELYDSLGHKVKAQSSNRGKAVLDVRKLPAGLYTLRSGSGKNVQSERIQITH encoded by the coding sequence ATGAAGACTTCGATTACGCATGCATTACCCCTCGGCCTACTGTTGGCAGGGATTCCGCTGGGTGTAATGGCGCAGGCGCCCTGCAACAGCATCACCAACGGGGACTTCGACACGCAGCTTACTACGCCAGCTGGCTTCATCAGCAACGTGAAAAGCAGTATTGGAAGTGCCAATGAACTGGCTAGCTGGGAAGCCACCAACTACACCACCCCCGATTACTACGCGACCAACGCCCCGAACGGCACCGAGACGAACCCGCTAACCGTTGATGGGTCGGGCTTACCGCAGTTTACGCCCTACAACTATAACCCAGCGCCTACGGCCAACAACGGAGCCATCGGTTTGTACACATACAATACCGGCGTGTATGGTACGCAGACCTACCTGGAGTACGTCACGCAGAAAGTGCAGCTACAGGCCGGCAAAGAGTACTATGCCACCATGCAGGTGGCCCTGAGCCGCAAGTCGAACACGGCTACGCACGTGGGAATGCAGCTCACGCCCACTTCACCGCGCAACGACGCCTACACCGTGGCGCCCAACTCCTCGGGGTACACGCCCAGGCTGTATTACGCCACTGCGCCCGCCAATCTGAGCATTCACAGTAGCGCGCCGGTGAGCAGCACCCAGTGGACGCGCATCAACGGCCTGATTACGCCGCCGGCTACCACCTCGGGGCTGGTAGATTACTACGTGAACATCGGCAACTTTCAGCAGTCCACGCCCATGTCTTCCCCCAGCGGGCCCCGGCCGCTGTCCTATCATTTCATTGATGCCGTAGGCATCTACGAAATTGCTACGGCGGGCCCCGGCAAAACCACTTGTCCTTACTCACCCGTGACCATTGGCTCGGGTTGCCGGATTCCGGAGGCTACCTATACCTGGAGCCTGGCGGGGAGTGACGTGGAATTTCCCAACAGCCCGCAGATAACCGTGCAGCCCACCACCACTACCACGTATACGCTCACCGTCACGCTGCCTACGTCGCCGGCCACGGTGCGCACCAGTTCGGTAACGGTGACGGTGCAGCCGGCTCAGCTGATAGCTTACCCAACGAGCAACAACACCTGCTCGAAGACGATTACCTATCAGATTATGAACTTCAACCCGGCGTATACCTATACCCTTTCCAACATCAGCAACGGCCTGTCTCTGCAGCAGGCCAATCCGCTTACTTCTTCTTTCTTCACCTTGCAGGGCGCCAGCAACTCAAGCGGGGGCAGCTTTACGCTCACGCTGAGCGGTTGCGGTACGGTGTCCAATAACTACCAGGTAAACTTTGCCACGCCGGCGCCCACGGGGTATTTCAACTGCGGCTACTCCCCGGGCTACGGCAGCCCCGTTTCGCTCAATACCTATCAGTCCTTGGGTATTACCAACGCGCAAGGGGCCGACGTGAGCGTGTTTGTTACCAATCCTTCCTACAGGTATAGCATCACCCTGGATAATCCGGCCATCCACATAACCAACACGACGAGCTCAAGCATTCATTTCATCCTGAAGCCCGGGCAAGGCACCCAGATTACGGCCACCGCCCTCAATTCACCTTGCCCTATAGTAGGCCGCTACGCCTTTTATGCGCCCAGCTCGCCGTATGGCTACCGGTACAGCGTGTCGCCCAACCCAGTGAGCTCCGAGCTGACGGTTACTTCCGGGGATGAGGGAGCCAGCGCCGCGCCCTTCAGTGCCGAGCTCTACGACAGCCTCGGGCACAAAGTGAAAGCGCAATCCAGCAACCGGGGCAAAGCGGTTCTGGATGTGCGCAAGCTGCCGGCGGGCCTCTACACGCTGCGGTCTGGCAGCGGCAAGAACGTGCAGTCAGAGCGTATTCAGATAACGCACTAA
- a CDS encoding YiiX family permuted papain-like enzyme, which yields MRRVFGVLLFLGLVALFLVVFPRWKQRPGYFGRERRAELTTLFISLKLNEGDLIFHTSQSAQSRAIQLATHSPYSHCGMLFRQGGEWQVLEAVQPVGVTPMEKWITRGKGGHFVVKRLRDAEQVLTPAALRRLKRAGQQYRGKNYDLYFGWSDERIYCSELLWKMYQQATGREIGKLQHLRDFDLSHPAVQAKMRERYGRRLPLDERVISPVQMLESPELVTVVER from the coding sequence ATGCGACGCGTTTTCGGTGTTTTATTGTTTCTGGGGCTGGTTGCCTTGTTCCTGGTTGTATTTCCGCGCTGGAAGCAGCGCCCGGGGTATTTCGGGCGGGAGCGGCGGGCTGAACTAACCACGCTATTTATCTCGCTGAAGCTGAACGAAGGAGACCTAATCTTCCACACGTCGCAGTCGGCACAGAGCCGGGCTATTCAGCTGGCCACTCACTCCCCGTACAGCCACTGCGGTATGCTGTTTCGGCAGGGCGGCGAGTGGCAGGTGCTGGAGGCCGTGCAGCCGGTGGGCGTCACGCCCATGGAAAAGTGGATTACGCGCGGCAAGGGCGGGCACTTCGTGGTGAAGCGCCTGCGCGACGCCGAGCAGGTACTCACGCCCGCGGCCCTGCGCCGTCTCAAACGCGCCGGCCAGCAGTACCGCGGCAAAAACTACGACCTGTACTTCGGCTGGTCGGATGAGCGGATATACTGCTCCGAGCTGCTCTGGAAGATGTACCAGCAGGCCACCGGCCGCGAAATCGGGAAGCTTCAGCACCTGCGCGACTTCGACCTCTCCCACCCTGCCGTGCAAGCCAAAATGCGCGAGCGGTACGGCCGCCGGCTGCCGCTGGATGAGCGGGTGATTTCGCCGGTGCAGATGCTGGAAAGCCCGGAGCTGGTGACGGTGGTGGAGCGGTGA
- a CDS encoding TonB family protein codes for MPQYLTTALLALSLTGPATYGTARQPTVIVADESAPTLYQQARTAARQGNSQAALRLLKRAIATGYYSPEALQEEDDFAGLTAQAAWPRLLAQARTRQQRYEAQFNQPLLTLIRQIGFQDQQYRRIAAEADRTYGPDSPQLRAAMQQQGKLDNRLIRQVDSLITVHGYPGKSLVGEYQQSVTFLVIQHNPDEKYLPLLTAAADKGELRWSSLALLVDRLRVARGEKQLYGSQLGPAVNGHYQLQPIEDEPNVNNRRAKIGLEPLEQYLKHWSIAYQVPTASHNPNPPALYVAPRPAAEEEKSPVELVGGYEALYAQLQYPAAARQQHITGRVTLELRIDGQGVPQDVTVVKSLGGGCDEEALRVMRAARFTNQAGKDHEIRVSLPFPYEKVSK; via the coding sequence ATGCCCCAGTATCTGACTACCGCTTTGCTTGCCCTGAGCCTGACCGGCCCGGCCACCTACGGCACCGCCCGCCAACCTACTGTTATAGTCGCCGATGAGTCGGCGCCGACCTTGTATCAGCAGGCCCGCACTGCTGCCCGGCAGGGCAACTCCCAGGCGGCGCTGCGGCTCCTGAAACGGGCAATAGCTACCGGCTACTATTCTCCCGAAGCGCTGCAGGAAGAAGATGACTTCGCTGGCCTAACCGCCCAGGCTGCCTGGCCCCGGCTGCTGGCCCAGGCCCGCACTCGCCAACAGCGCTACGAGGCCCAATTCAACCAGCCACTGCTGACGCTTATCCGGCAAATCGGCTTTCAGGACCAGCAGTACCGGCGCATAGCCGCCGAGGCTGACCGCACTTACGGCCCCGACTCGCCGCAGCTGCGGGCCGCCATGCAGCAGCAAGGCAAGCTGGACAACCGCCTCATCCGGCAGGTCGACAGCCTGATTACCGTCCATGGCTACCCCGGCAAATCGTTGGTGGGGGAGTATCAGCAGTCGGTGACTTTTCTCGTGATTCAGCACAACCCCGACGAAAAGTACCTGCCCCTGCTCACGGCCGCCGCCGATAAGGGCGAGTTGCGCTGGTCGTCGCTGGCTTTGCTGGTTGATCGGCTGAGAGTTGCCAGAGGCGAAAAGCAGCTATATGGCTCCCAGCTTGGCCCCGCCGTCAACGGCCACTACCAGCTCCAGCCTATCGAAGACGAGCCCAACGTGAACAACCGGCGGGCGAAAATCGGGCTGGAGCCGCTGGAGCAGTACCTTAAGCACTGGTCTATTGCCTACCAGGTGCCCACGGCCAGTCATAACCCTAATCCGCCGGCCCTGTACGTGGCGCCGCGCCCAGCCGCGGAGGAGGAAAAGTCGCCGGTAGAGCTAGTTGGCGGCTACGAGGCGCTGTATGCGCAGCTGCAATACCCAGCCGCGGCCCGGCAGCAGCACATTACGGGGCGCGTTACACTGGAGCTGCGCATCGACGGGCAGGGCGTACCCCAGGATGTGACGGTGGTGAAAAGCCTCGGTGGCGGCTGCGACGAGGAAGCCCTGCGCGTGATGCGGGCCGCGCGCTTCACCAACCAAGCTGGCAAAGACCACGAAATCCGGGTTAGTTTGCCGTTTCCTTATGAGAAGGTAAGCAAATAG
- a CDS encoding VWA domain-containing protein translates to MIFSASPWFLLVCLLVGAGYAALLYSAKAPWSRPLNYALAFIRFAVVSFLCFLLLSPFLKTTTSTTEKPTVVLAVDDSQSVGLFTPGAVLSQTTTGLQQLTQTLTERGFQVETRPLSQPTRLTPPDSLRFTAATSNLDGLLSTVSEAYEGRNLAGVVLVSDGIVNQGRSPVYSEYRFPIYAVGVGDTLPKKDLSLATLTYNRVAFSGNRFPLEAEIGYEGFSGAATVQVRENGRVLQTRRVALPAGSRRTKTTFLLTAPAPGKRRYEVLIERQPGEFTPLNNQKTAYVDVVKGKLRVLLAGAAPHPDLKALRAAILRNDNFDLTTYLPGIGALPAPTYDVAILHQLPAQGGLGAELLAQVRSRRVPALFVLGAQSDLAAYNRLGTGLTVQPRGSQTDEVTPVPNPAFARFTFEEDALRRFAEYPPAPVPFGQFSLSGGAEAALLQQVGRLKTQRPLLVFGGMPQQKHATLLTDGSWQWRLQEAVEHDAQPEAYDRLIIRTLQLLTQNANKKRLDVYPTQDNFTTQDDVTLGAETYNAVFERVYGQPVTLTLTDEHKQTRTFRFVPTEDGAPLHLGPLAGGLYRYQARATLGGQPHQDQGELLVQEQQLEALDARADHNLLYQLARRSGSHLYYPQQLTRLGQDILKANYKPVIYEQEDLKELINLKWLFFLLLALVTAEWAARKYSGGI, encoded by the coding sequence TTGATCTTCTCTGCTTCTCCCTGGTTTCTGTTGGTGTGCCTGCTGGTTGGCGCGGGCTATGCTGCTTTGCTGTACTCGGCCAAGGCCCCCTGGAGCCGGCCGCTGAACTACGCGCTGGCCTTCATCCGCTTTGCGGTGGTGAGCTTTCTGTGCTTTCTGCTGCTCTCGCCCTTTCTCAAAACCACTACTTCCACCACCGAAAAACCCACCGTGGTGCTGGCCGTGGACGACTCGCAGTCGGTAGGGCTGTTTACGCCGGGCGCGGTGCTTTCCCAAACCACCACCGGCCTGCAGCAGCTCACCCAGACCCTCACGGAGCGCGGCTTTCAGGTGGAAACCCGTCCGCTCAGCCAGCCCACCCGCCTCACTCCGCCCGACTCGCTGCGCTTTACAGCTGCAACCTCCAACCTCGACGGGTTGCTCTCCACCGTGAGCGAGGCCTACGAGGGCCGCAACCTGGCCGGCGTGGTACTCGTGTCGGATGGCATTGTAAACCAGGGCCGCTCCCCGGTGTACTCCGAGTACCGCTTCCCGATCTATGCCGTGGGTGTGGGCGACACCCTGCCCAAGAAAGACCTCAGCCTGGCTACACTTACCTACAACCGCGTCGCCTTCAGCGGTAACCGCTTCCCATTAGAAGCTGAAATCGGCTACGAGGGCTTCAGCGGGGCGGCCACGGTGCAGGTGCGCGAAAACGGCCGGGTATTGCAAACCCGCCGCGTGGCGCTGCCCGCCGGCAGCCGCCGCACCAAGACCACCTTTCTGCTCACGGCCCCCGCGCCCGGCAAGCGCCGCTACGAGGTGCTGATCGAGCGGCAGCCCGGCGAGTTTACGCCCCTCAACAACCAGAAAACGGCTTACGTGGACGTGGTGAAGGGCAAGCTGCGGGTACTGCTGGCCGGGGCCGCGCCGCACCCCGACCTGAAAGCCCTGCGCGCCGCCATCCTGCGCAACGACAACTTCGACCTGACGACGTACCTGCCCGGCATTGGCGCCCTGCCCGCGCCTACCTACGACGTGGCCATCTTGCACCAACTGCCGGCCCAGGGCGGGTTGGGCGCCGAGCTGCTGGCCCAGGTGCGCAGCCGCCGCGTGCCGGCCCTGTTCGTGCTGGGGGCGCAGTCGGACCTGGCGGCCTACAACCGCCTGGGCACCGGCCTCACGGTGCAGCCCCGCGGCAGTCAGACCGACGAGGTGACGCCCGTGCCCAACCCGGCGTTTGCCCGCTTCACGTTTGAGGAAGACGCCCTGCGCCGCTTTGCCGAGTACCCGCCCGCGCCGGTGCCATTTGGGCAGTTCAGCTTGAGCGGGGGCGCCGAAGCTGCTTTGCTGCAGCAAGTGGGGCGACTGAAAACCCAGCGGCCGTTACTGGTGTTTGGCGGCATGCCCCAGCAAAAGCATGCTACGTTACTAACCGATGGCAGCTGGCAGTGGCGCCTGCAGGAAGCCGTGGAGCACGACGCCCAGCCCGAGGCCTACGACCGGCTTATCATCCGCACCCTACAGCTGCTTACCCAGAATGCCAACAAAAAGCGCCTCGACGTGTACCCCACGCAGGACAACTTCACTACCCAGGACGACGTGACGCTGGGCGCCGAAACCTACAATGCCGTGTTTGAGCGGGTGTACGGGCAGCCCGTCACGCTTACCCTCACGGATGAGCATAAGCAGACGCGCACCTTCCGCTTTGTGCCTACCGAGGACGGGGCTCCGCTGCACCTCGGTCCGCTGGCCGGGGGCCTCTACCGCTACCAGGCCCGCGCTACCCTGGGCGGCCAGCCTCATCAGGACCAGGGTGAGCTGCTGGTGCAGGAGCAGCAGCTCGAAGCCCTGGACGCCCGCGCCGACCACAACCTGCTCTACCAGCTGGCCCGCCGCAGCGGCTCCCACCTTTACTATCCCCAGCAGCTAACCCGACTGGGGCAGGATATTCTGAAGGCAAACTACAAACCCGTCATCTACGAGCAGGAAGATCTGAAGGAGCTCATCAACCTGAAGTGGCTGTTTTTCCTGCTGCTGGCTTTGGTCACGGCCGAATGGGCGGCGCGCAAGTATTCCGGCGGGATATAG
- a CDS encoding pseudouridine synthase, whose product MRYVLLNKPYEVLTQFTDETGRQTLKDFVQIPNIYPVGRLDFDSEGLVLLTDDKQLQHRLSEPRFKVPKTYWAQVEGVPTEAALENLRRGVDLKTGYSSPAEVELLPEAPELWERSKPVRFRANIPTSWVQIRISQGMNRQVRKMTAAVGFPTLRLVRVSIADLRVEQLQPGQWRELTIAEVQALREDMAAQTVAAGTFKTPGKGAEFWPGGVPPSAKALKAVGQKSARTPVAGGGKNAAASGQRKATGKPPQGGAGTRPGAGPKSGPGRPAGKRGR is encoded by the coding sequence ATGCGCTACGTCCTGCTCAACAAACCCTACGAAGTCCTCACGCAGTTTACCGACGAAACCGGCCGGCAAACGCTCAAGGATTTCGTGCAGATTCCCAACATCTACCCCGTCGGCCGCCTCGACTTCGACTCCGAGGGCCTCGTACTGCTTACCGACGACAAGCAGCTACAGCACCGTTTGTCGGAGCCGCGCTTTAAGGTGCCAAAAACCTACTGGGCGCAGGTAGAAGGTGTGCCCACCGAGGCCGCCCTGGAAAACCTGCGGCGCGGTGTAGACCTGAAAACCGGCTACTCCTCCCCTGCCGAGGTGGAGCTGCTGCCCGAGGCACCGGAGCTTTGGGAACGAAGCAAGCCGGTGCGCTTCCGGGCCAATATTCCCACCAGCTGGGTGCAGATTCGCATTTCCCAGGGCATGAACCGGCAGGTGCGCAAGATGACGGCAGCCGTCGGCTTTCCCACTTTGCGCCTGGTACGCGTCAGCATTGCCGACCTGCGGGTGGAGCAGCTGCAGCCCGGTCAGTGGCGCGAGCTGACTATCGCCGAGGTGCAGGCCCTGCGCGAGGACATGGCGGCCCAAACGGTGGCGGCCGGCACCTTCAAAACGCCCGGCAAAGGCGCCGAATTCTGGCCCGGCGGCGTACCGCCCTCCGCCAAGGCCTTAAAAGCTGTAGGGCAAAAATCCGCCCGCACTCCCGTCGCTGGCGGCGGTAAGAATGCCGCGGCCAGCGGCCAGCGCAAAGCCACCGGCAAGCCACCCCAAGGTGGCGCTGGTACCCGGCCCGGCGCCGGACCGAAGTCGGGGCCGGGCCGGCCGGCTGGTAAGCGCGGCCGGTAA